The Methanomassiliicoccus sp. genomic sequence GGTCCCGGCCGGGGTAATAGATGCCTACAGCATGCTGTTCGCCGCGCTGATTCTTCGTCCTGAGGAGAGGAGTCAGAAGGAATTGCGGTGGCTCGAGAAGAGCAGTGGTGGGCAGTGACGCTCATCCCGCCGTCAGAAGGGCCGACCCGGGCATGGCTGTCGAGAGGTCGAGGTGACGGCCGGGATCTCCCGGACCGCCGAATGGCGATCCTCCGTGCCACCGTCTACCGATGATAGGACGCCAGGTCAGTGATGTCCAGCGGGCCCAGCCGGGCGCGCTTCATCGCTTCCACCGTGGCCTGGGCAGCCTGCACCGTGGTGAGGAACGGGATCTCCAGTTCCACCGCCAGGCGGCGCATCATGTACCCGTCGCGACGGGCCCCCGAAGCCTCGCTGGGGGTGTTGACGATGAGGTTGATCTCCCCTCTGCGCATCAGGCCCAGGGCATCAGGCGCCATCTTCTGAGATATGGTGTACACCGTGGTGGTCTGCAGCCCCTTCTCCCTCAGGAAGGTAGAGGTGCCCTTGGTGGCGTAGATATGGAATCCCATGTCCCGCAGCTCCTTGGCGATGTCCAGGATGTGAGGTTTGTCTGCATCGCTGACGGTGATGTATACCCCGCCCGAGGCCGGAAGCTTGAGGCCGGCTGATATCAGCGCCTTGTAGCATGCCGCATCGAAGGTCTGCGCTATCCCCATGACCTCGCCGGTGGAGCGCATCTCCGGCCCTAGGATGGAGTCCACTCCTGGCAGCTTTAGGAACGGGAACACCGACGCCTTCACCGCCACGTGGTCGTACCGGGCGACCCCAACGCATCCCAGCTCCTTGAGCGACCGGCCGAGCATGACCTTAGTGGCGATCTTGGCCAGGGGCACGCCGATGGCCTTGGACACGAAGGGTACGGTCCTTGATGCCCGGGGGTTCGCCTCGATCATGTATACTTCGCCCTCTTTCACTGCCAGCTGCAGGTTCATCAGCCCACGGATGTTGAGGCCTTTGGCCACCTTGGTGGAGATATCCACGATCTTGGAGACCATCTGGGGGGAAAGCGTCTGGGACGGCATGCTCATGGTGGCGTCGCCCGAGTGTACGCCGGCCTCCTCGATATGCTCGAGGATCCCGCCGATGAAGATGTCCGTGCCGTCGGAGACGACGTCGACATCGATCTCGATGGCGTGGGAGAGGTACTTGTCCACGAGGATTGGGTGGGCCTTGGACACCTTGACCGCCGTGGCCACGTAGGTGCGGAGCTCCTCCTCGCTGTATACAATTTCCATGGCCCGGCCGCCGATGACGTACGACGGGCGCACCAGCACCGGATATCCGATCTCGCTGGCGATGGCCCGGACCTCCTCGAAGGAGTGCCCGGTGCCCGAGCGCGGCTGAAGGATGCCCAGTCGGTCCATGAGGGCGGAGAACAGCTTACGGTCCTCGGCCACGTCCACGTCCAGGGGCGAGGTCCCCAGCACCTTGGTCTTCTTACCTTCCAGCGCCTTCAGCAACGGCATGGCCAGGTTGATCGCGGTCTGCCCGCCGAACTGGAGAACGACCCCGTCGGCGTCCTCGTCCTCGATGACGTTAAGGACATCCTCCAGGGTCAGCGGCTCGAAGTACAGGCGGTCCGAGATGTCGTAATCGGTGGACACAGTCTCCGGGTTGTTGTTGATGATGATCGCGTCCACGCCCTCTTCCTGGAGGGCCATGACTCCGTGCACGCAGGCGTAGTCGAATTCGATGCCCTGCCCGATCCGAATGGGGCCCCCGCCGACGATGATGACCTTCCGGTTGTCCGAAGCCCGCGCCTCGTTCTCCGTCTCGTAGGTCGAATAGAAGTATGGTGTCTCGGCCTTGAACTCCGCAGCGCAGGTGTCTACCATCTTGTAGGTCGGGACGATGCCCGCCTCCTTGCGCCTCCGACGTACCTCCTCCCCGGCAGTCCCGGTAAGCTCGGCGATGACCTTGTCGGAGAACCCTAACCGCTTTGCCCGACGCAAAGTATCCGCGGTGACGTTCGAGCCGCTCTTGAGCAAAGCCTCCATGTCCAGGATGTTCTTTATTTTGTATAGAAAGAAAGGATCCCAGTTGGTGATGCGGGCAATCTCGTCGATCTCCATGCCCCGCCTCATGGTCTCGGCGATGACGAACAGCCTCTGATCCGTGGCGGTGGACAGCTCTTTCCTTATCTGCTCCTCGGTCCAGTTCACGCGGTCTAGATACTCCTGGTCAATCTCCAGGGAGCGTATCGCCTTGAGCAAGCCCTCCTCGATGGTCCTCCCGATGGCCATGACCTCCCCGGTACTCTTCATCTGGGTCCCCAGGGTGCGGTCCACGGTGCGGAACTTGTCGAACGGCCAGCGGGGGATCTTCATGACGATGTAGTCGAGGGTCGGCTCGAAAGCAGCATAGGTCTTGCCAGTGATGCGGTTGGGAATCTCGTCCAGGTCATAACCGACGGCGATCTTCGCCGCCACCCTGGCGATGGGATACCCGGTGGCCTTGGAGGCCAGCGCCGACGAGCGCGAGACCCGAGGGTTCACCTCGATGACCCGATACTCCTTGGTCTCCGGGTCGAAAGCGAACTGGATGTTGCACCCGCCCTCGATCTCCAGCGCCCGGATGGTCTTGATGGTGGCGTTCCTCAGCCGCTGATGGTCCTCATCGCTGAGAGTCTGCGCGGGAGCGATGACGATTGACTCTCCGGTGTGGATGCCCATGGGGTCGAGGTTCTCCATGTTGCAGATGATAATGCAGTTGTCCTTGGCATCCCTCATGACCTCGTACTCGAACTCCTTCCACCCGAGGACCGACTCCTCGATGAGCACCTGGTGGATGCGCGAGTAGATGAGCCCCCGCCCGGTGATGTTGGCCAGCTCCTCCTCGTTGTAGGCGATGCCTCCCCCTGTGCCTCCGAGAGTGTACGCCGGGCGCACGAGGACGGGATATTTGCCGATCTCCTTGGCTGCCTGCAGGGCCTCCTCGACGCTGTGGACAGTCTTGCTGTGCGGTATGGGCTCGCCGATCTTGATCATCATCTCCCGGAACAGCTCGCGGTCCTCGGACATCGCGATGGCCTTGGGCTGGGTGCCCAGAAGCTTGATCCCCAGGCGGTCCAGGGTACCATTCTCCGCCAGCTCGGAGCAGATGTTGAGGGCGGTCTGCCCGCCCATGCCGGAGAGTATCCCGTCGACCCTCTCCTTCTCGGCGATGCGCGCCACCGTTTCTGCGTTGAGCGGCTCCACGTACACCACGTCCGCCGTCTCAATGTCCGTCTGGATGGTCGCCGGGTTGGAGTTCACCAGCACGGTGGTGTACCCCTCCTCACGAAGCGAGCGGCACGCCTGGGTTCCGGAGAAATCGAACTCCGCGGCCTGGCCTATGACGATGGGGCCGGACCCGATGA encodes the following:
- the carB gene encoding carbamoyl-phosphate synthase large subunit; translated protein: MRRSDLKKIMVIGSGPIVIGQAAEFDFSGTQACRSLREEGYTTVLVNSNPATIQTDIETADVVYVEPLNAETVARIAEKERVDGILSGMGGQTALNICSELAENGTLDRLGIKLLGTQPKAIAMSEDRELFREMMIKIGEPIPHSKTVHSVEEALQAAKEIGKYPVLVRPAYTLGGTGGGIAYNEEELANITGRGLIYSRIHQVLIEESVLGWKEFEYEVMRDAKDNCIIICNMENLDPMGIHTGESIVIAPAQTLSDEDHQRLRNATIKTIRALEIEGGCNIQFAFDPETKEYRVIEVNPRVSRSSALASKATGYPIARVAAKIAVGYDLDEIPNRITGKTYAAFEPTLDYIVMKIPRWPFDKFRTVDRTLGTQMKSTGEVMAIGRTIEEGLLKAIRSLEIDQEYLDRVNWTEEQIRKELSTATDQRLFVIAETMRRGMEIDEIARITNWDPFFLYKIKNILDMEALLKSGSNVTADTLRRAKRLGFSDKVIAELTGTAGEEVRRRRKEAGIVPTYKMVDTCAAEFKAETPYFYSTYETENEARASDNRKVIIVGGGPIRIGQGIEFDYACVHGVMALQEEGVDAIIINNNPETVSTDYDISDRLYFEPLTLEDVLNVIEDEDADGVVLQFGGQTAINLAMPLLKALEGKKTKVLGTSPLDVDVAEDRKLFSALMDRLGILQPRSGTGHSFEEVRAIASEIGYPVLVRPSYVIGGRAMEIVYSEEELRTYVATAVKVSKAHPILVDKYLSHAIEIDVDVVSDGTDIFIGGILEHIEEAGVHSGDATMSMPSQTLSPQMVSKIVDISTKVAKGLNIRGLMNLQLAVKEGEVYMIEANPRASRTVPFVSKAIGVPLAKIATKVMLGRSLKELGCVGVARYDHVAVKASVFPFLKLPGVDSILGPEMRSTGEVMGIAQTFDAACYKALISAGLKLPASGGVYITVSDADKPHILDIAKELRDMGFHIYATKGTSTFLREKGLQTTTVYTISQKMAPDALGLMRRGEINLIVNTPSEASGARRDGYMMRRLAVELEIPFLTTVQAAQATVEAMKRARLGPLDITDLASYHR